Proteins from a single region of Labedella gwakjiensis:
- a CDS encoding DUF1684 domain-containing protein — MIEKSARTALEVADWRRSVFALYDEVRRTDDPATAHELWSTGRDDLMGTHPASPLSPDERERFNGLPIAPYDPAWRFELPIVAAEPGGFEFPTGTDGIVPFERIGKVEIPNAGSLDVWRLTTYGGGLFVPVRDALAGHPGGTYGGGRYLLDTIKGADLGSDIDAGTIVIDLNFAYNPSCAYDPAWACPLAQPGNVLSVPVPVGELYG, encoded by the coding sequence ATGATCGAAAAGAGCGCCCGGACGGCCCTGGAGGTCGCCGATTGGCGACGCAGCGTGTTCGCCCTGTACGACGAGGTGCGCCGGACGGACGACCCCGCCACGGCCCACGAGCTCTGGAGCACGGGCCGCGACGACCTCATGGGGACCCACCCCGCGAGCCCGCTGTCGCCGGACGAGCGCGAGCGCTTCAACGGCCTGCCGATCGCGCCGTACGACCCGGCGTGGCGCTTCGAGCTCCCGATCGTCGCAGCGGAGCCGGGCGGCTTCGAGTTCCCGACGGGCACGGACGGCATTGTCCCGTTCGAGCGCATCGGGAAGGTCGAGATCCCGAACGCCGGCTCGCTCGACGTGTGGCGCCTCACCACGTACGGCGGCGGCCTCTTCGTGCCGGTCCGCGACGCCCTCGCCGGGCATCCAGGCGGAACGTACGGCGGAGGCCGCTACCTCCTCGACACCATCAAGGGCGCCGATCTGGGCTCGGACATCGACGCCGGCACCATCGTGATCGACCTCAACTTCGCCTACAACCCGTCGTGCGCGTACGACCCGGCCTGGGCCTGCCCGCTCGCACAACCCGGCAACGTCCTGAGCGTCCCTGTGCCCGTGGGTGAGCTCTACGGCTGA
- a CDS encoding peroxiredoxin-like family protein — MSTPTRATIGDQVAEFNVGFNETVGPDLAAVFAAEQSDLTVAGVPHGTVSVGEVLPEADVVGTTGATVALSDLLGDGASVLVFYRGAWCPYCNITLKHYNETLAPELAERGVALIAISPQTPDGSAAAVTNGDLGFTVVSDPSNTLSGALGIVTAPSAAAQEAHTALGFAVKDSNADATPAIPYPTVVVVDADRVVRFVDIHVDYTTRTETEEILHAVDAV, encoded by the coding sequence ATGTCTACCCCCACCCGAGCAACCATCGGCGACCAGGTCGCCGAATTCAACGTCGGATTCAACGAGACGGTCGGACCGGATCTCGCAGCGGTCTTCGCTGCGGAACAGTCCGATCTGACGGTTGCGGGAGTCCCTCACGGCACCGTCTCGGTGGGTGAGGTCCTGCCCGAGGCGGATGTGGTCGGCACGACCGGGGCGACGGTCGCCCTCTCGGATCTCCTCGGCGACGGCGCCTCCGTGCTCGTCTTCTACCGTGGGGCATGGTGCCCGTACTGCAACATCACGCTGAAGCACTACAACGAGACGCTCGCACCCGAACTCGCGGAACGGGGGGTCGCATTGATCGCGATCAGCCCGCAGACGCCGGACGGATCCGCCGCGGCCGTCACCAACGGCGACCTCGGATTCACGGTCGTCTCCGACCCGTCGAACACCCTGTCGGGCGCACTCGGCATCGTCACAGCACCCAGTGCGGCTGCACAGGAAGCGCACACGGCGCTCGGATTCGCCGTCAAGGACAGCAATGCCGACGCCACTCCGGCGATCCCGTACCCCACGGTCGTCGTGGTCGACGCGGACCGGGTCGTTCGGTTCGTCGATATCCACGTCGACTACACGACGCGCACCGAGACCGAGGAGATCCTGCACGCAGTCGACGCTGTGTGA
- the dnaB gene encoding replicative DNA helicase, translating to MSIAHLGLTDEFSSDERRQGERTPPHDLLAEQSALGGMMLSKDAVADVVETVRGGDFYVPKHEIIFDALLSLYSHGEPTDVIAVTDELIKTGDLQRAGGADYLHTLTALVPTAANAGFYASIVAERALLRRLVEAGTRIVQMGYAGEGEVLDLVNNAQAEIYSVAANDNTEDYVPLNVAVDAAIEDIEAAKGRDGQFTGVPTGFSGLDQLTNGLHPGQMIIIAARPALGKSTLALDLARAAAIKHNMPAIFFSLEMGRSEIAMRLMSAEASVPLQSMRKGTLDQRDWTTIASVRGRINDAPLYIDDSPNMTLVEIRAKCRRLKQKVGLRLVVIDYLQLMTSGKRVESRQQEVSEFSRALKLLAKELQVPVIALSQLNRGPEQRADKKPAISDLRESGSIEQDADMVILLHRESAYEKENPRAGEADLIVAKHRNGPTDTVTVAFQGHFSRFTDMAPI from the coding sequence ATGTCGATCGCTCATCTCGGTCTCACGGACGAGTTCTCCTCCGACGAGAGGCGCCAGGGCGAACGCACCCCTCCCCACGATCTGCTCGCGGAGCAGTCCGCCCTCGGCGGCATGATGCTCTCGAAGGACGCCGTCGCCGACGTCGTCGAGACCGTGCGCGGTGGCGACTTCTACGTCCCGAAGCACGAGATCATCTTCGACGCCCTGCTCTCGCTCTACTCGCACGGTGAGCCCACAGACGTCATCGCCGTCACGGACGAGCTCATCAAGACCGGAGACCTCCAGCGCGCCGGTGGAGCCGACTACCTCCACACGCTCACGGCTCTCGTCCCCACGGCCGCGAACGCCGGCTTCTACGCCTCGATCGTCGCCGAGCGCGCGCTCCTGCGCCGCCTCGTCGAGGCCGGCACCCGCATCGTCCAGATGGGATACGCGGGGGAGGGTGAGGTCCTCGACCTCGTCAACAACGCGCAGGCGGAGATCTACTCGGTCGCGGCCAACGACAACACCGAGGACTACGTGCCGCTCAACGTCGCCGTCGACGCAGCGATCGAGGACATCGAGGCGGCGAAGGGACGCGACGGTCAGTTCACGGGTGTGCCCACCGGGTTCTCGGGCCTCGACCAGCTCACCAACGGACTCCACCCCGGCCAGATGATCATCATCGCCGCGCGTCCGGCTCTCGGTAAGTCCACGCTCGCGCTCGACCTCGCGCGCGCCGCGGCGATCAAGCACAACATGCCGGCCATCTTCTTCTCCCTGGAGATGGGGCGGTCAGAGATCGCCATGCGCCTCATGTCGGCCGAGGCCTCCGTTCCGCTGCAGAGCATGCGTAAGGGCACACTCGACCAGCGCGACTGGACCACGATCGCCTCGGTGCGCGGCCGCATCAACGACGCTCCGCTCTACATCGACGACAGCCCCAACATGACGCTCGTCGAGATCCGCGCGAAGTGCCGCCGCCTGAAGCAGAAGGTGGGCCTCCGACTCGTCGTCATCGACTACCTCCAGCTCATGACCTCGGGCAAGCGCGTCGAGAGCCGCCAGCAGGAGGTCTCGGAGTTCTCCCGCGCCCTCAAGCTCCTCGCGAAGGAGCTGCAGGTGCCCGTCATCGCGCTCTCGCAGCTGAACCGTGGACCGGAGCAGCGAGCCGACAAGAAGCCCGCCATCTCCGACCTGCGCGAGTCGGGCTCGATCGAGCAGGACGCCGACATGGTCATCCTCCTCCACCGCGAGAGCGCGTACGAGAAGGAGAACCCGCGAGCGGGCGAGGCCGACCTCATCGTCGCCAAGCACCGAAACGGCCCCACCGACACGGTCACGGTCGCCTTCCAGGGCCACTTCTCCCGCTTCACGGACATGGCACCGATCTAG
- the purB gene encoding adenylosuccinate lyase, whose product MTALPPQPLSPLDGRYRAAVTELGEHLSEAGLNRARVHVEVEWLIFLTDRSMFGSSPLDPSQRDGLRAVVRDFGQAEIDELATLEATTRHDVKAVEYLVRSRLTTLGLDHIAELTHFACTSEDINNLSYALTVAAAVREVWLPKYRGVIAVLSARAREFRDDAMLARTHGQPATPTTMGREIAVTAHRLTRIATQIEGTEYLGKFSGATGTFSAHVVADPSADWPALSREFVEGLGLTWNPLTTQIESHDWQAELYNRVSHANRVLHNLATDVWTYISMGYFRQIPQAGATGSSTMPHKINPIRFENAEANLELSSALLDSLAATLVTSRLQRDLTDSTTQRNIGVGLGHSLLALDNLTRGLGEIDLDRPALAADLDSNWEVLGEAIQTVIRAEVAAGRSTISDPYALLKELTRGKRIGHDDLTAFVSGLDIGDEAKARLLALTPATYVGVASELVDYLP is encoded by the coding sequence ATGACCGCACTTCCCCCTCAACCGCTCAGCCCCCTGGACGGTCGCTACCGCGCCGCCGTGACGGAGCTGGGCGAGCACCTCAGCGAGGCGGGTCTGAACCGCGCGCGGGTGCACGTCGAGGTCGAGTGGCTGATCTTCCTCACGGACCGGTCGATGTTCGGGTCGAGCCCTCTCGACCCGTCTCAGCGCGACGGGCTCCGCGCCGTCGTGAGAGACTTCGGACAGGCCGAGATCGATGAGCTCGCCACCCTTGAAGCCACCACCCGTCACGATGTGAAGGCCGTGGAGTACCTCGTCCGCTCGCGCCTCACGACGCTCGGACTCGATCACATCGCCGAGCTCACCCACTTCGCGTGCACGAGCGAGGACATCAACAACCTCTCGTACGCGCTCACCGTCGCCGCCGCCGTCCGCGAGGTCTGGCTTCCGAAATACCGCGGTGTGATCGCGGTGCTGAGTGCCCGCGCCCGCGAGTTCCGCGACGACGCGATGCTCGCGCGTACCCACGGTCAGCCCGCCACGCCCACCACGATGGGCCGGGAGATCGCCGTGACCGCCCACCGGCTCACCCGCATCGCGACGCAGATCGAGGGCACCGAGTACCTCGGCAAGTTCTCGGGAGCCACCGGCACGTTCTCCGCGCACGTCGTCGCCGACCCGTCGGCCGACTGGCCAGCGCTGTCCCGCGAGTTCGTCGAGGGCCTCGGGCTCACCTGGAACCCGCTCACCACGCAGATCGAATCGCACGACTGGCAGGCCGAGCTCTACAACCGCGTCTCGCACGCCAACCGCGTGCTGCACAACCTCGCGACCGACGTGTGGACCTACATCTCGATGGGGTACTTCCGCCAGATCCCGCAGGCCGGCGCGACGGGCTCCTCGACCATGCCTCACAAGATCAATCCGATCCGCTTCGAGAACGCCGAGGCGAACCTCGAGCTCTCCTCGGCGCTCCTCGACTCGCTCGCGGCGACCCTCGTGACCTCGCGCCTCCAGCGCGACCTCACCGACTCGACCACGCAGCGCAACATCGGCGTGGGGCTCGGGCACTCGCTCCTCGCGCTCGACAACCTCACGCGTGGGCTCGGCGAGATCGACCTCGATCGTCCGGCCCTCGCCGCCGACCTCGACTCCAACTGGGAGGTGCTCGGCGAGGCCATCCAGACGGTCATCCGCGCCGAGGTGGCCGCCGGTCGCTCGACGATCTCCGACCCGTACGCGCTGCTCAAGGAGCTGACGCGCGGGAAGCGCATCGGCCACGACGACCTCACGGCGTTCGTGAGCGGACTCGACATCGGCGACGAGGCGAAGGCCCGCCTCCTGGCCCTCACGCCGGCGACGTATGTCGGTGTCGCCTCGGAGCTCGTGGACTACCTGCCCTAG
- a CDS encoding DUF308 domain-containing protein — protein MAHPAGVDPRATLGSTSGIARTYWPVPLVRAVVAAIAALVTTFSLDHSSIMGLLVFGVFALAAGVLGGVFGASRLGDDRASRTLFLVQAAVSGVAAIAALALSFAAPTPPAYVYLVVAWAVVTGLLELVAGVIGRERTVLARDWTVVGAITVILGIAFLAVPPDFTTNFSGAQGVSGTMTTSIMAVGLFGAYAAIIAAYLAIGAFTLKGERVRDTATDEPARDERSAS, from the coding sequence GTGGCTCACCCCGCCGGAGTCGACCCCCGCGCAACGCTCGGTTCGACGAGCGGAATCGCCCGGACCTACTGGCCCGTCCCGCTCGTCCGCGCCGTCGTCGCGGCCATTGCGGCGCTCGTGACCACGTTCTCGCTCGACCACTCGAGCATCATGGGACTCCTCGTGTTCGGGGTGTTCGCCCTCGCGGCCGGTGTACTCGGTGGAGTCTTCGGCGCCTCGCGCCTCGGTGACGACCGTGCGTCGCGCACCCTCTTCCTCGTCCAGGCCGCCGTCTCGGGCGTCGCCGCGATCGCGGCCCTCGCCCTCTCCTTCGCGGCCCCGACTCCTCCCGCCTACGTCTACCTCGTCGTCGCGTGGGCAGTCGTCACGGGCCTCCTCGAGCTCGTCGCCGGCGTGATCGGACGCGAGCGCACCGTCCTCGCCCGCGACTGGACGGTCGTCGGCGCGATCACGGTCATCCTCGGCATCGCGTTCCTCGCCGTGCCGCCGGACTTCACCACCAACTTCTCGGGAGCCCAGGGCGTCTCGGGCACCATGACCACCTCCATCATGGCCGTCGGGCTCTTCGGCGCATATGCGGCGATCATCGCGGCCTACCTCGCGATCGGCGCGTTCACCCTCAAGGGCGAGCGCGTACGTGACACCGCGACGGACGAACCGGCCCGCGACGAGAGGTCGGCATCGTGA
- a CDS encoding CCA tRNA nucleotidyltransferase: MVVNMAEALVRLQALAGHPTVSALAEAFRDAGHELALVGGPVRDAMLDRGTNDLDFTTNARPDEILRIVTPISTAQWDIGREFGTIGARIAGETVEITTYRADEYDGETRKPVVAFGDTLDGDLVRRDFTVNAMALRIPEVKLVDPSGGVEDLVSGVLRTPIDPDVSFGDDPLRMLRAARFAGQLGFSVHADARAAMRDRAATLDIVSAERVQGELTKLLSTDAPREGIRLLVDTGLAERFLPEVPALRLEIDEHHHHKDVYEHSLTVLDQAIGYEKERHPGEAPDVTLRLAALLHDIGKPATKRTEAGGVTFYHHDIVGAKLAKKRLTALRYDGDTIRDVARLVELHLRFFGYTEAAWSDSAVRRYVRDAGPLLERLHMLTRADVTTRNKRKADRLGFAYDDLEERIAALREQEEMDSVRPDLDGNRIQEVLGVPPGRVVGEAYRFLLELRLDEGPLGAEEAERRLLAWWADRSD, from the coding sequence ATGGTCGTGAACATGGCGGAGGCTCTCGTGCGCCTGCAGGCTCTCGCCGGCCACCCCACCGTCAGTGCACTCGCCGAGGCCTTCCGCGACGCCGGGCACGAGCTCGCTCTCGTCGGCGGTCCCGTCCGTGACGCGATGCTCGATCGCGGCACCAACGACCTCGATTTCACGACGAACGCCCGTCCCGACGAGATCCTGCGCATCGTCACGCCCATCTCCACGGCGCAGTGGGACATCGGGCGCGAGTTCGGCACGATCGGCGCGCGCATCGCGGGGGAGACCGTCGAGATCACCACCTACCGCGCCGACGAGTACGACGGGGAGACCCGCAAACCCGTCGTGGCCTTCGGCGACACCCTCGATGGCGACCTCGTCCGCCGCGACTTCACCGTCAACGCGATGGCGCTGCGGATCCCCGAGGTGAAGCTCGTCGATCCGTCCGGTGGTGTCGAGGACCTCGTCTCGGGTGTGCTCCGCACGCCGATCGACCCCGACGTGAGCTTCGGGGACGACCCCCTGCGGATGCTCCGGGCCGCCCGTTTCGCCGGCCAGCTCGGCTTCTCCGTGCATGCCGACGCGCGCGCGGCGATGCGTGACCGCGCCGCGACTCTCGACATCGTGAGTGCCGAGCGGGTCCAGGGGGAGCTCACGAAGCTCCTCTCGACCGACGCCCCCCGCGAGGGCATCCGGCTCCTCGTCGACACCGGTCTCGCCGAGCGGTTCCTGCCCGAGGTCCCGGCGCTCCGCCTGGAGATCGACGAGCACCACCACCACAAGGACGTGTACGAGCACTCGCTCACGGTGCTCGACCAGGCGATCGGCTACGAGAAGGAACGCCACCCCGGAGAAGCGCCCGATGTCACTCTGCGCCTCGCCGCGCTCCTCCACGACATCGGCAAGCCCGCCACGAAGCGCACGGAGGCCGGCGGGGTCACCTTCTACCACCACGACATCGTGGGTGCGAAGCTCGCGAAGAAGCGCCTCACAGCGCTGCGCTACGACGGCGACACGATCCGCGATGTGGCGCGGCTCGTCGAGCTGCACTTGCGCTTCTTCGGCTACACCGAGGCGGCCTGGAGCGACTCGGCGGTTCGTCGGTACGTCCGCGACGCTGGCCCGCTCCTCGAGCGGCTCCACATGCTGACGCGTGCCGACGTGACCACCCGCAACAAGCGCAAGGCCGACAGGCTCGGATTCGCCTACGACGACCTCGAGGAGCGGATCGCGGCCCTGCGCGAGCAGGAGGAGATGGACTCCGTCCGCCCCGACCTCGACGGCAACCGCATCCAGGAGGTTCTCGGCGTCCCCCCTGGTCGTGTGGTCGGCGAGGCGTACAGATTCCTCCTCGAGCTGCGTCTCGACGAGGGTCCGCTCGGTGCCGAGGAAGCCGAGCGGCGCCTGCTCGCCTGGTGGGCCGACCGGTCCGACTGA
- a CDS encoding single-stranded DNA-binding protein, with the protein MAGETIITVVGNLTADPELRYTQNGLAVANFTIASTPRSFDRASGEWKDGEALFLRASVWREFAEHVAGSMTKGSRVIATGRLKQRSYETKEGEKRTSIELEIDEIGPSLRYATAQVTRAQSSGGAGGGGGRGGAPAVSDEPWAASAPATSNSGSADGWNTPGSYSDDTPF; encoded by the coding sequence ATGGCCGGCGAGACGATCATCACCGTCGTGGGCAACCTCACGGCAGACCCCGAGCTGCGCTACACGCAGAACGGGCTGGCGGTTGCCAACTTCACGATCGCTTCCACCCCTCGCTCCTTCGACCGGGCTTCCGGCGAGTGGAAGGACGGCGAAGCGCTGTTCCTCCGGGCGAGCGTGTGGCGGGAGTTCGCCGAGCACGTCGCGGGATCGATGACGAAGGGCAGCCGCGTCATCGCGACCGGTCGCCTCAAGCAGCGCTCCTACGAGACGAAGGAAGGCGAGAAGCGCACGTCGATCGAACTCGAGATCGACGAAATCGGCCCCTCGCTGCGCTACGCCACCGCTCAGGTGACGCGGGCGCAGTCCTCCGGCGGTGCCGGTGGCGGCGGCGGTCGTGGCGGCGCTCCCGCCGTGTCCGACGAGCCGTGGGCCGCGAGTGCCCCCGCCACGTCGAACTCCGGTTCGGCCGATGGGTGGAACACCCCCGGCTCGTACTCGGACGACACCCCCTTCTGA
- the rpsF gene encoding 30S ribosomal protein S6 codes for MTHQYELMVILDPEIDERTVAPSLDKFLNVIRNDGGTIDNIDIWGRRRLAYEINKKTEGIYAVVNFTANSTATDELDRQLKLSEAVMRTKVLRAEEGFALVAAEKKRAEAKAERANKAPAKAAAKDA; via the coding sequence GTGACGCATCAGTACGAACTCATGGTCATCCTCGACCCCGAGATCGACGAGCGCACCGTCGCTCCGAGTCTCGACAAGTTCCTCAACGTCATCCGCAACGATGGTGGAACGATCGACAACATCGACATCTGGGGCCGCCGTCGCCTCGCCTACGAGATCAACAAGAAGACCGAGGGCATCTACGCCGTCGTCAACTTCACGGCGAACTCGACCGCGACCGACGAGCTCGACCGCCAGCTGAAGCTGTCGGAAGCCGTCATGCGCACGAAGGTTCTCCGCGCCGAAGAGGGCTTCGCTCTCGTCGCCGCTGAGAAGAAGCGTGCAGAGGCGAAGGCCGAACGCGCCAACAAGGCCCCCGCCAAGGCTGCCGCGAAGGACGCCTAG
- the rplI gene encoding 50S ribosomal protein L9, giving the protein MSKLILTHEVTGLGAPGDIVEVKNGYARNFLIPQGFAVSWTRGGAKQIEQIKAARAARELATLEEAQSLKANLESNTVKLVVKAGNEGRLFGSVKTTDIAEAVKAAGLGEIDRRKVEIPTPIKVVGTHEASLRLREDLSATITLQVVAAK; this is encoded by the coding sequence ATGTCGAAACTGATTCTGACGCACGAGGTCACCGGCCTCGGTGCCCCCGGAGACATCGTCGAGGTCAAGAACGGGTACGCCCGTAACTTCCTCATCCCGCAGGGCTTCGCCGTCTCCTGGACGCGTGGCGGTGCCAAGCAGATCGAGCAGATCAAGGCGGCCCGCGCCGCCCGTGAGCTCGCGACGCTCGAAGAGGCCCAGTCGCTCAAGGCCAACCTCGAGTCGAACACCGTCAAGCTGGTCGTGAAGGCCGGCAACGAGGGTCGTCTCTTCGGCTCGGTCAAGACCACCGACATCGCGGAGGCCGTCAAGGCCGCCGGTCTCGGTGAGATCGACCGTCGCAAGGTCGAGATCCCCACGCCGATCAAGGTCGTGGGCACGCACGAGGCGAGCCTTCGTCTCCGCGAGGACCTCTCGGCGACGATCACCCTCCAGGTGGTCGCTGCGAAGTAA
- the rpsR gene encoding 30S ribosomal protein S18 — MAGKSGGPSRKPARGKGAKNAAPAKAIRVGVIDYKDVPTLRKFISERGKIRARRITGVSVQEQRLIARAVKNAREMALLPYAGSGR, encoded by the coding sequence ATGGCTGGAAAGTCTGGCGGCCCGAGCCGCAAGCCCGCCCGCGGGAAGGGCGCGAAGAACGCTGCCCCCGCGAAGGCGATCCGTGTTGGCGTCATCGACTACAAGGACGTCCCCACGCTGCGCAAGTTCATCTCCGAGCGCGGCAAGATCCGTGCTCGCCGTATCACCGGTGTCTCCGTCCAGGAGCAGCGCCTCATCGCCCGTGCCGTCAAGAACGCGCGTGAGATGGCACTGCTTCCCTACGCCGGTTCTGGCCGCTAA
- a CDS encoding ABC transporter substrate-binding protein has product MSPRIARTVALSAVAAVLLSGCAPEAGSSADEPTTVTFRLWDETVAESYEQSFDAFEEEHPDIDVQVNVVGWEDYWTDLRTDVADQTMDDLFWVNNSYYGAYADAGSLVNIDETLGEAAKDAWEPSVVDQFTRDETLWGVPQLYDAGIAVYYNTELLEAAGLTPEDLEDLTWSPDPEDDTYTAAAKALTLDSSGRAAGAEGFDAGAVSQYGTNLAYDLQAIMLPFIGSNGGQFQDGEDFAFADDEKTVEAISYLVSKIRSDHVAPDPADTNEDGDFSRDAFIDGKMAMFQSGIYNLKNVQDGADFDWGVSMIPSGPAGRVSVTNGVVVAGNAASEKQDAIADVLEWLGSEEGAAPLGESGTAVPGVTDAQSTFFDYWENEGVDVEPFFDVVGDTTIPAPTGPDFAKAFDEYDPILRSIFTGDVTVEDGLRQAQDAANTALAG; this is encoded by the coding sequence ATGTCACCTCGCATTGCCCGGACGGTCGCCCTGTCGGCCGTCGCCGCAGTCCTCCTCTCCGGTTGCGCCCCCGAGGCGGGGTCGTCGGCCGATGAGCCCACGACCGTCACGTTCCGCCTGTGGGACGAGACCGTGGCCGAGTCGTACGAGCAGTCCTTCGACGCCTTCGAGGAGGAGCACCCGGACATCGACGTCCAGGTGAACGTCGTGGGCTGGGAGGACTACTGGACCGACCTCCGCACCGACGTGGCGGACCAGACCATGGACGACCTCTTCTGGGTCAACAACTCCTACTACGGCGCCTACGCCGACGCCGGGAGCCTCGTCAACATCGATGAGACCCTCGGCGAGGCGGCGAAGGACGCGTGGGAGCCGTCCGTCGTCGACCAGTTCACGCGCGACGAGACCCTGTGGGGGGTGCCGCAGCTCTACGACGCCGGCATCGCCGTGTACTACAACACCGAGCTGCTCGAGGCGGCCGGGCTCACGCCGGAGGATCTCGAGGACCTCACGTGGTCGCCCGACCCGGAGGACGACACCTACACGGCGGCGGCGAAGGCGCTGACGCTCGACTCGTCGGGCCGCGCTGCGGGTGCTGAGGGCTTCGACGCCGGGGCCGTCAGCCAGTACGGCACCAACCTCGCCTACGACCTGCAGGCGATCATGCTGCCGTTCATCGGCTCGAACGGCGGCCAGTTCCAGGACGGAGAGGACTTCGCGTTCGCGGACGACGAGAAGACCGTCGAGGCCATCTCCTACCTCGTCTCGAAGATCCGCTCGGACCACGTCGCCCCGGACCCCGCGGACACCAACGAGGACGGCGACTTCAGCCGCGACGCGTTCATCGACGGGAAGATGGCGATGTTCCAGTCGGGCATCTACAACCTCAAGAACGTCCAGGACGGCGCCGACTTCGACTGGGGCGTCTCCATGATCCCGTCGGGCCCGGCCGGTCGCGTGTCGGTGACGAACGGCGTCGTCGTCGCCGGCAACGCCGCGTCGGAGAAGCAGGACGCGATCGCGGATGTCCTCGAGTGGCTCGGTTCGGAAGAGGGCGCAGCCCCTCTCGGAGAGTCCGGCACCGCCGTGCCCGGTGTGACCGACGCGCAGAGCACCTTCTTCGACTACTGGGAGAACGAGGGCGTCGACGTCGAGCCGTTCTTCGACGTCGTGGGCGACACGACGATCCCGGCTCCGACCGGACCGGACTTCGCGAAGGCGTTCGACGAGTACGACCCGATCCTCCGTTCGATCTTCACGGGTGACGTCACGGTGGAGGACGGCCTGCGCCAGGCCCAGGACGCGGCCAACACGGCCCTGGCCGGCTGA